The window CCGCTCGCGGGCCGCTTGCTGCGCCGCCAACTTGATGCCGGCCGGTCCATACTTCTTGATAAACACCTTCACATTCTCGCTGGGCTGGGCGCCCACGCTTAGCCAGTACGTCAGCCGCTCATGGTTGAGCGTGACGCGGGCGTCGGTGTCGGCGATCATCGGGTCGTACGTGCCCAGCTCTTCCAACACTTTGCCGTCGCGCGGGCTGCGCGAATCGGTGGCGCAAATGCGGAAAAACGGCCGGTGCTTCCGGCCCATCATCTTCATGCGAATCTTGACTGCCAAGTTATCTCCTTCAAGTTTGTGGTCCGTGGTCCGTGGTCCGTCGTCAGTGGTCGGTGACCGCTACGGACCACGGACCACGGACTATCTTCTTTTCTTCTGCTCCCGCGTGCGCTTGCGGGCCTCTTTTTCGCGCTGCTTGCGAAGCTTGTTTCGCTCATCGCTCGTCAGACGCTTGCCGGTGCCCACCTTTTTCTTGGTCAACATGCCGCCCGGATCGAACAGCCCCTGCTTCTGCAACTGTTGCACTTCGCGCATGCGTTCGCGCATGCCCAGGCCCGACATCCGCTTCATGACGTCGGCCATGACGTCGAACTGTTTCACGAGCTGGCTGATCTCGGCCGGATCGACGCCGGCGCCCGCCGCAATCCGTCGTCGCCGGCTGGCGTCGATGATCCGCGACGGGTTCCGCCGCTCGTCGGGCGTCATCGAGTCGATGATCCCCCGCAGCCGACGCATGTCGCCCTCGGCGTCGACGTCGCCCATCATGTCTTTCAGGGCGCCCATACCCGGAATCAAACCCATGACCTTTTGGAGCGGGCCGAGCTTGCCGAGTTGCCCCATCATGCGGCGGAAATCGTCGAGCGTAAACTCGCCTTTGCGCAGCCGCTCTTCCTGACGGGCCATCTCGTCCTGGTCGAACTTTTCTTGGGCCTGCTCGACCAACGAGACGATGT of the Pirellulales bacterium genome contains:
- the rpsP gene encoding 30S ribosomal protein S16, with translation MAVKIRMKMMGRKHRPFFRICATDSRSPRDGKVLEELGTYDPMIADTDARVTLNHERLTYWLSVGAQPSENVKVFIKKYGPAGIKLAAQQAARERLAMPKEVPPPPEPVYVPKPKGEAAAEAPVEASPEVAAEPTPEVAAEASSAPEATRE
- a CDS encoding signal recognition particle protein, translated to IVSLVEQAQEKFDQDEMARQEERLRKGEFTLDDFRRMMGQLGKLGPLQKVMGLIPGMGALKDMMGDVDAEGDMRRLRGIIDSMTPDERRNPSRIIDASRRRRIAAGAGVDPAEISQLVKQFDVMADVMKRMSGLGMRERMREVQQLQKQGLFDPGGMLTKKKVGTGKRLTSDERNKLRKQREKEARKRTREQKKRR